The DNA sequence AGCAGCGACGCCGCGTCGTCGAGGCGCAGTTCGCGCAGCGAAAAGCCGGTGCCGGCCATCACCGGCAGGCCCGCTTTCCAGTCACTGGTCGTGACGGTGGTCGTCGTAGTGGTGGTCACCATGGCCGTGGTCCGCGTCAGTTCGGGTTGAAACGGCATCTTCTCCATTACAACCCCCCTTCAATCACGAACAGGCCCGTGGTTGGCGGCTCCGTGACCGTTGGTGCATCCGTCGTCGCGACCGGCTCGGTGATCGGCTCGGGCTCGATGGCGGGCTGCGGTTCAACCACCGGCGTGGTTTCAAGGGCCGGCTGCGGTTCAACTACCGGCGCGGTCATCAGTTCGAACTCGCCACCAAAGAGGTCTTCGAACACCAGCGGGTCAAAGGTGTCGAGCTCGGCGGTGTCGTCGCCGAAGGTTTCGCCGTCACCCGCTGAGCTGCCCCAGGAGATGTTTTCGTCGCCGCTGTTGCCCCACACGATGTTGTCGGCGGCGCTGTTGCCCCACACGATGTTGTCGATGCCTTCGGCGTTGCCCCACACGATGTTGTCGTCGTCGGTGTTGCCCCACACGATGTTGTCGCAGTCGGCGCCGGCGCAGTCGTTGCCCCACACGATGTTGTCGTCGGCGCCGTTGCCCCACACGATGTTGTCGTCACTGCCGTTGCCCCAGACGATGTTGTCGCTATCGCTGTTGCCCCAGACAATGTTGTCGCCGTCGGTGTTGCCCCACACGATGTTGTCGTTGTCGTCGGACGCGCCCCAGACGATGTTGTTGCCCCAGACGATGTTGTCGCAGCCGGCGGTGTCGCAGTTCTCGCCCCAGACGATGTTCTGGCCGACCGGCGTCAAGGCGTCGCCCCAGACAATGTTCTGGCCCCAGGCGGTGCCGCCAGGCGTCAGCACGCCACCGGTCACGCGGCGGTTGCCCCAGAAGATGTGCTTGCTCCACGCCTTCATGTTCGGGTACCGGTCGCCCTTGACGCCGACCGCGAAGTAGCGCGACAGGCGCACCGCACCCAGGGTGTTGAGGAAGCCGGCGCCCTGCGTCAGGTAGTTGTAGTCGTTGTGAGCCTGCGAGGTGAACTGCAGGATGGCCTTCACCATGTTGGGCGTGAGCGCCGGGTTAGCCTGAATCATCAGCGCCACCGTGCCCGACACGACCGGCGCCGCCATGCTGGTGCCGCTCAACGTCAGGTAGGGCAGGTAGGTGAGACCGCTGCGCTTGCCGGCCACCAGGTACGCCGACTTGGTGTTGTAGAAGAGGCTGTTACGTTCGCTCAGCGACACCGTGCCGCTGCCGGGCGCGACCAGGTCGGGCTTGGCCGCGAAGTCAATCATCGTCGGCCCGCGCGAGCTGTAGGCCGCGATGGTGTCGTCGCGACGATCGATGGTGCCCATCGTGCTCGAGGCGCCGACCGTCAGCACCCAAGGCGCGTTGCCCGGCGCGCCGATGGCGCCGTATTGCGGCTGGCCGTTGGCGGCCTTGCCCATGTTGCCGGCGGCGGCGACGACCACGATGCCGGCGTCCACCGCGCGCTTGGCGGCCTGCGTCAGCGGGTCGGTGTGGTAGCTCTCGAACACGCCGGCGCCGAGCGACATATTGATCACGCGGATGTTGTACTGCGTCCGGTTGGCGATGGCCCAGTCGAGCGCGGCAATGATGTAGCTGATCCGGCCCTTGCCCTCGCCGTCGAGCGCCTTGAGCGAGATGATGTTCGCCTTGGGCGCGACCGCCTCGCGCGCGCCGTTCGAGTCGAAGCCGTTGCCGGCGATGATGCCCGCGACATGCGTGCCGTGGCCCCAATCGTCATACTTCGCGGTCTGGCCGTTCACGAAGTCCACAAACGCGGTGACGCGCTGGCCCTGGCGGTTGGCCACGGTCAGGTCGTCGTGCCACGGCGTGATCCCCGAGTCGATCACCGCGACGCCGACGCCGGCGCCGGTGTACCCATACTGGGCGTGCACGTTCTTGGCGCCGATGGCCGCGACCGTGCGGGCGAGGGTGGCGTTGGTCTTGCGGTCGTCCCACAGGCCAGCCACATCCGGGTCGTTGGCGAGGCGCTTCAACAGCGCATTCGGCATCCGGCCCGCCTGACCGTTGAGGATGCCCAATCGCCGGCCGCCCTTGCCGCCGGCCATCTTGATGTTGGCCAGGCAATTCTTGCCGGGCTTGCACACGACGATAATGTCTGACTCGCCAACGCTGTCGGCGCGGTCGCTCAACGTCTGGTCCATCTTGGCATGGCGGACCTTGACCGGTTTGTTGACCTGACCGGCGACCGCTTTGGCGGGCTTGTTCTTGTCGTTGCGGCTCTGGGCCTCAGCAGGCACCCAGATCAACATCACGGCGATTAGGGAGAATAAAAATGTTCTTCCCCACGTGAATTTCTTCGAAGTTTTCAATGACGGACGCTCGTTCATGGTGTCCTTAATTGCAATCCAAGTGCCAGCATAAACCAACGTGGCCGCTACCGGTGCATTTTGTCATATGAAGTCAGTCAAATGCGCCACTATTCCCACACTTCAGTGCATCTATACGGCACTAACTGGAGTGGAAGTCTTGCCTTATCAGGTGTCGTTCGTGTTCTGTACCAGAAGATTAGACCGCAGTTACCGTCGAGATAACATCTGTAATCAATTAATAATAAAAGACTTAGCGCTATTGG is a window from the Acidobacteriota bacterium genome containing:
- a CDS encoding S8 family serine peptidase produces the protein MLIWVPAEAQSRNDKNKPAKAVAGQVNKPVKVRHAKMDQTLSDRADSVGESDIIVVCKPGKNCLANIKMAGGKGGRRLGILNGQAGRMPNALLKRLANDPDVAGLWDDRKTNATLARTVAAIGAKNVHAQYGYTGAGVGVAVIDSGITPWHDDLTVANRQGQRVTAFVDFVNGQTAKYDDWGHGTHVAGIIAGNGFDSNGAREAVAPKANIISLKALDGEGKGRISYIIAALDWAIANRTQYNIRVINMSLGAGVFESYHTDPLTQAAKRAVDAGIVVVAAAGNMGKAANGQPQYGAIGAPGNAPWVLTVGASSTMGTIDRRDDTIAAYSSRGPTMIDFAAKPDLVAPGSGTVSLSERNSLFYNTKSAYLVAGKRSGLTYLPYLTLSGTSMAAPVVSGTVALMIQANPALTPNMVKAILQFTSQAHNDYNYLTQGAGFLNTLGAVRLSRYFAVGVKGDRYPNMKAWSKHIFWGNRRVTGGVLTPGGTAWGQNIVWGDALTPVGQNIVWGENCDTAGCDNIVWGNNIVWGASDDNDNIVWGNTDGDNIVWGNSDSDNIVWGNGSDDNIVWGNGADDNIVWGNDCAGADCDNIVWGNTDDDNIVWGNAEGIDNIVWGNSAADNIVWGNSGDENISWGSSAGDGETFGDDTAELDTFDPLVFEDLFGGEFELMTAPVVEPQPALETTPVVEPQPAIEPEPITEPVATTDAPTVTEPPTTGLFVIEGGL